The proteins below are encoded in one region of Cystobacter ferrugineus:
- the tsaD gene encoding tRNA (adenosine(37)-N6)-threonylcarbamoyltransferase complex transferase subunit TsaD gives MLVLGLETSCDETAAALVEDGRRVLSDVVSTQVDIHRRWGGVVPELASRNHVMQVMPVLHEALTRAGKTLDDVDLIAVTSGPGLIGALLVGVQVAKSLSLATGKPFVGANHLEGHLLAIRLLEDAPEPPFLGLVVSGGHTSLYEVRDYGHYRLVGSTRDDAAGEAYDKTARILGLPYPGGLPIDQLAQKGNPEAIRFPRALPGADNFDWSFSGLKTAVLHHVKKHGMPEGQALADLCASFQEAVADALSRKFIAAARRLGLQRLVVCGGVAANSRLRSLCLERARERNLKLFLPPVRLCTDNGAMIAVAGYEAWRRGLRGDFSLSADPAWRM, from the coding sequence TTGCTCGTACTCGGACTCGAAACCTCCTGTGATGAAACCGCCGCCGCCCTCGTCGAGGACGGCCGGCGTGTGCTCTCCGACGTCGTCTCCACCCAGGTGGACATCCACCGGCGATGGGGTGGGGTGGTGCCGGAGCTCGCCAGCCGCAACCACGTGATGCAGGTCATGCCCGTGCTGCACGAGGCGCTGACCCGCGCGGGCAAGACGCTCGACGACGTGGACCTCATCGCCGTCACCTCGGGCCCGGGCCTCATCGGCGCCCTCCTGGTGGGCGTGCAGGTGGCCAAGTCGCTGAGCCTCGCCACCGGCAAGCCCTTCGTGGGCGCCAACCACCTCGAGGGCCACCTGCTCGCCATCCGGCTGCTGGAGGACGCCCCGGAGCCGCCCTTCCTCGGGCTCGTGGTGTCCGGTGGGCACACCAGCCTCTACGAGGTGCGCGACTATGGCCACTACCGGCTCGTGGGCAGCACCCGCGACGACGCCGCGGGCGAGGCCTATGACAAGACGGCGCGCATCCTCGGCCTGCCCTATCCGGGGGGCCTGCCCATCGATCAGCTCGCCCAGAAGGGCAACCCGGAGGCCATCCGGTTTCCCCGCGCGCTGCCCGGCGCGGACAACTTCGACTGGTCCTTCTCCGGGTTGAAGACGGCGGTGCTGCACCACGTGAAGAAGCACGGCATGCCCGAGGGCCAGGCGCTGGCGGACCTGTGCGCCTCCTTCCAGGAAGCGGTGGCGGATGCGTTGAGCCGGAAGTTCATCGCCGCGGCGCGTCGGCTCGGGTTGCAGCGCCTGGTGGTGTGTGGCGGCGTGGCGGCCAACTCGCGCCTGCGCTCGCTCTGCCTGGAGCGCGCGCGGGAGCGCAACTTGAAGCTCTTTCTTCCCCCGGTGCGGTTGTGCACGGACAATGGGGCGATGATCGCCGTGGCGGGCTACGAGGCCTGGAGGCGGGGACTGAGGGGTGACTTCAGTCTGTCCGCGGATCCCGCCTGGCGCATGTGA
- a CDS encoding response regulator produces MEVSLKKAGFSVTTAVHGKDALEKVQISTPDLVLSDTKMPEMDGLDLCRTLKSEERYKHIPFVFLTNQKAVEAKVKGLEMGADDYLTKPIYIKEIVTRVTMILQKADKERIERRETTKGGFAGNLVDMGVVDLVQTFEIGRKTGTISIKGDRVATIYFKEGRVIDAEMGRLKGENAFYRLLNATEGEFEVQFSALDRSERIEVSTQGLLMEGMRRLDEWGRMLEQLPPLETVFEIDYHQLADRLSEIPDEVNGLLRLFDGKRTLSRVVEDSDFDDLAALGIISKLYFEGLIRELGSVSQEPVQSGKPGIEEWLHNAPAPSAPVEPAPAPAPVLAPAPEAPPLLVEAPVTAAPVVPPAPEVRASPAPRSEAEAPPRLANVVVFESRRRPPAAPEADIIAPPLTAEGSSFLVDPAPAHRAKEQAQRSLLLDWNRVDEDGLGSTGGWGPGWSPAPRAPAPASVPAAGSTAASTAASMSLGELSPSTSRGPIFGGAAVEPSPLPVVLPPEPASPAEEVTLVSSAALPEPVPVTVFEPPAPFEAPMPVLEVQPEPMPVLEAQPEPMLEPVLEPEPMPELEAQLKTLPAPVQEAQPEPMPEPRVEPKQEARPEPRPEPKPRPVPAERKPEAPVAPKRTGLFIGVGVAVIALAAGVVVMTRSGGESTPPPAPVPSTAPASTATAPTKPTPPPPEPKQPAPPKSEAQAAAQTETPPSGATAANGTPPVEDAKAPEKAAVDPEAEYAELVRQARKSLASERYQAAARSYRQMLELKPDSTEARAGLGIALVRGETGKYREAIELLEVVTKEQPRNASAWLFLGVAREQSRQNKKAIEAYKRYLTLEPSGKYAPDARASLKVLGQ; encoded by the coding sequence ATGGAGGTCAGCCTGAAGAAGGCCGGCTTCTCCGTCACGACCGCTGTTCATGGCAAGGACGCGCTCGAGAAGGTGCAGATCAGCACGCCAGACCTGGTGCTGTCCGACACGAAGATGCCCGAGATGGACGGTCTGGATCTGTGCCGGACGCTCAAATCCGAGGAGCGCTACAAGCACATTCCCTTCGTCTTCCTCACCAACCAGAAGGCGGTCGAGGCCAAGGTGAAGGGCCTGGAGATGGGGGCGGACGACTATCTGACCAAGCCCATCTACATCAAGGAGATCGTCACCCGCGTGACGATGATCCTCCAGAAGGCGGACAAGGAGCGCATCGAGCGGCGCGAGACCACCAAGGGTGGGTTCGCGGGCAACCTGGTCGACATGGGTGTCGTGGACCTGGTGCAGACGTTCGAGATCGGCCGCAAGACGGGCACCATCTCCATCAAGGGCGACCGCGTCGCCACCATCTACTTCAAGGAAGGCCGCGTCATCGACGCGGAGATGGGCCGGCTCAAGGGCGAGAACGCCTTCTACCGGCTGCTCAACGCCACCGAGGGCGAGTTCGAGGTGCAGTTCTCCGCGCTGGATCGCTCCGAGCGCATCGAGGTCTCCACCCAGGGCCTGCTCATGGAGGGCATGCGCCGGCTGGACGAGTGGGGCCGCATGCTCGAGCAGCTTCCGCCCCTGGAGACGGTGTTCGAGATCGACTACCACCAGCTCGCCGACCGGCTCTCGGAGATTCCCGACGAGGTCAACGGGCTTCTGCGCCTCTTCGATGGCAAGCGCACCCTGAGCCGCGTGGTGGAGGACTCGGACTTCGACGACCTGGCGGCGCTGGGCATCATCAGCAAGCTGTACTTCGAGGGCCTCATCCGCGAGCTGGGCAGTGTCTCGCAGGAGCCCGTGCAGAGCGGCAAGCCGGGCATCGAGGAGTGGCTGCACAACGCGCCCGCGCCGAGTGCTCCCGTCGAGCCGGCGCCGGCTCCCGCGCCCGTGCTCGCTCCCGCGCCCGAGGCCCCTCCGCTCCTGGTGGAGGCGCCCGTCACCGCGGCGCCCGTCGTCCCGCCGGCCCCCGAGGTGCGTGCCTCGCCCGCGCCGCGCTCCGAGGCGGAGGCTCCCCCTCGGCTCGCCAACGTGGTCGTCTTCGAGTCCCGGCGTCGCCCGCCCGCCGCTCCCGAGGCGGACATCATCGCGCCCCCGCTCACCGCCGAGGGCTCCTCGTTCCTCGTGGATCCCGCCCCCGCGCACCGTGCCAAGGAGCAGGCGCAGCGCAGCCTCCTGCTCGATTGGAACCGGGTGGATGAGGATGGTCTTGGCTCCACGGGGGGATGGGGCCCGGGTTGGTCCCCGGCTCCGCGTGCTCCCGCTCCCGCTTCCGTGCCCGCCGCCGGGTCCACGGCCGCGTCCACGGCGGCTTCCATGTCGCTCGGGGAGCTGTCCCCCTCCACGTCCCGGGGTCCCATCTTCGGAGGGGCCGCGGTGGAGCCCAGTCCGCTGCCCGTGGTGCTTCCTCCCGAGCCCGCGAGTCCGGCGGAGGAAGTCACCCTGGTGTCGAGCGCGGCGCTCCCCGAGCCGGTTCCGGTGACGGTGTTCGAGCCCCCGGCGCCTTTCGAGGCGCCCATGCCCGTGCTGGAGGTCCAGCCCGAGCCCATGCCCGTGCTGGAGGCCCAGCCGGAGCCGATGCTCGAGCCCGTGCTGGAGCCGGAGCCCATGCCCGAGCTGGAGGCCCAGCTGAAGACCTTGCCCGCGCCCGTGCAGGAGGCCCAGCCGGAGCCGATGCCCGAGCCCAGGGTCGAGCCGAAGCAGGAGGCCCGGCCGGAGCCCAGGCCCGAGCCGAAGCCTCGTCCGGTGCCGGCGGAGCGCAAGCCGGAGGCGCCCGTCGCGCCGAAGCGGACAGGCCTCTTCATTGGCGTGGGGGTCGCGGTGATCGCCCTGGCCGCCGGGGTGGTGGTGATGACCCGGTCGGGTGGCGAGAGCACGCCTCCACCCGCACCGGTGCCGAGCACCGCGCCCGCCTCCACGGCGACCGCTCCCACGAAGCCCACGCCTCCTCCGCCGGAGCCCAAGCAGCCCGCGCCGCCGAAGTCGGAAGCCCAGGCCGCCGCCCAGACGGAGACGCCCCCCTCCGGCGCCACCGCGGCGAACGGCACGCCGCCGGTGGAGGACGCCAAGGCTCCGGAGAAGGCCGCGGTGGATCCCGAGGCCGAGTACGCCGAGCTGGTGCGCCAGGCGCGCAAGTCCCTGGCCAGCGAGCGCTATCAGGCCGCGGCCCGGAGCTACCGGCAGATGCTCGAGCTCAAGCCGGACTCCACCGAGGCCCGGGCGGGACTGGGCATCGCGCTCGTGCGCGGCGAGACGGGAAAGTACCGCGAGGCCATCGAGTTGCTCGAGGTCGTGACGAAGGAGCAGCCTCGCAACGCCAGCGCCTGGCTGTTCCTCGGCGTGGCCCGCGAGCAATCCCGTCAGAACAAGAAGGCAATCGAGGCCTACAAGCGCTATCTCACCCTGGAACCCTCCGGGAAGTACGCTCCGGACGCGCGGGCATCCCTCAAGGTGCTCGGCCAGTAG